AACATAGCACCCATATAGAATTGTGGTAGAAATTGCTACGGTTCGATTATTTACACGATTGTAGAAGTCTTCACTGGAACGTATCTGCCAAGACTGCGGTTCGATCCAGCGAAATCCTGGTTGAAGAATCTGAGGATCTGTTCCAAAATACCAAACATCGATTGATTCTCGGTTATGGTGTTGCTTCCAGGTCTTCAGTTCTGGAAGTCCTTGTCCCCAATCGTAGTTTGAATCACTGACCGCTCGATAGCCTTCTTGAATTCCTCCGCCGATCGGGTTCACGTATCGGCTGCCGTGTGGCCATACTCGGAAAGTGTCCCAGGCCAAAGAAATGAACGCGCAGCCAATTAATATCTGAATCGTGAGGCGTTTCCATCGGGTTGTGATTGAGCAAATCTCACTCAGCCAAATCCCAATACAGATTATCGTCATTACGAAAAATGGAAACTGGAGCCTCAGTCCAATTTGGACTCGACAATTCCAGGTGAATAGCCACAAAACAATCGAGACAACGACTGGCCAGTTGAAGGTTCGGGTTCGAGCGGTTCGAAGGAGCATTCCAAACCATCCGATTAGAATCGGAATGGGGAACTTTAGAAAGAACAGAATCGGAAAATAGTAACTTACTGCTCGCGGCCAACTATGCTCGAAAAGATATGCTCCGTGCCCTTGGAGATTGTGCTTGATTTGATAAACGATTGCGACACCGGCGTTATTGAATATGGCAAGGTTCTCACTCAACCATACGAACCACGGTTTCCAAATCTGGTCGGTGAGTCCATGTGCCCAAGAAATAAACGTTGGCTCGGTGCGAAAATCACTACCGCAGATGATCAAGACAAGTGACAAGCCGATTGCGATGATCTGAAATTGCTCTTCGATTAACGAACGGACGCGAACCTGAATCTCTCGCCAATTCCATGATTCCCGATTTTGAAGCCACCCAGTGAATGTGATTGCCGCCATACAGAGCGGAGCGAATAACAGTGTGGATGCTTTCGCGAGCATTGCGATCGCGTACAGCAATGCAGGAATCAAAATACGTGATCGCCACTTCAAGTGACGGGTAGTCGCGTAGAAGTCAAGAAGCAACAGGATGCATGAGGTGACCGCGAGATCGGTTGTTGCAAATGGGAGATGTCCTTGAAGATCAGGCGACAACACGAGAATCAACGTTGTCAATCGACCAGCCAAGGCCCCACCAAAACGAGAAGCAATTCGGAATGAAGTGAGGAGGAGAATGAACCAAAATACGAGATTTGGTAGTCTCACCCAAAGCTTCAAGTCGTCTAAGTTTTCCCATGTATTCCATTGATTGCCCGTGACCCATTCTGAGATTGCAGCAGGTAAAGTCGCGACCTGAACTGGGAGCGGCATCGTACCAATCCGCATCAATTCGTACGTAGATCCCGTTCGCCAGAACTCGAGCCCGCATCGAACATAGATTGGTTCGTCAAATGTCCACCCGACATGCG
This DNA window, taken from Tuwongella immobilis, encodes the following:
- a CDS encoding ArnT family glycosyltransferase; amino-acid sequence: MPLPVQVATLPAAISEWVTGNQWNTWENLDDLKLWVRLPNLVFWFILLLTSFRIASRFGGALAGRLTTLILVLSPDLQGHLPFATTDLAVTSCILLLLDFYATTRHLKWRSRILIPALLYAIAMLAKASTLLFAPLCMAAITFTGWLQNRESWNWREIQVRVRSLIEEQFQIIAIGLSLVLIICGSDFRTEPTFISWAHGLTDQIWKPWFVWLSENLAIFNNAGVAIVYQIKHNLQGHGAYLFEHSWPRAVSYYFPILFFLKFPIPILIGWFGMLLRTARTRTFNWPVVVSIVLWLFTWNCRVQIGLRLQFPFFVMTIICIGIWLSEICSITTRWKRLTIQILIGCAFISLAWDTFRVWPHGSRYVNPIGGGIQEGYRAVSDSNYDWGQGLPELKTWKQHHNRESIDVWYFGTDPQILQPGFRWIEPQSWQIRSSEDFYNRVNNRTVAISTTILYGCYVRDPIWLSIIHDYRKKIPVDRTEFFLIFEN